In bacterium, a single window of DNA contains:
- a CDS encoding FliI/YscN family ATPase yields MEHVLNIQSVERLVEQIPPVFRVGHVSRVVGLVVEAFLPHVPVGAICRMRTQEGHKISAEVIGLKNDTCILMPFGSMNGIKSGDPIEIVRLSATVSLSDALLGRVINGEGEVLDGLGSIEFIDEKPLYAPPVAAVSRRLIDSPLSLGIRAIDGFLTCAKGQRLSIMAGSGVGKSTLLGMMARNTKADINVIALIGERGREVKEFLTHDLGEAGLARSVVVVATSDTPALVRMRAAFLATTVAEYFRDKGLNVLLMMDSLTRFAMASREVGLSVGEPPTMKGYTPSLFATLPRLLERAGRCEGEGSITGLYTILTEGDDIQDPIADAVRAIVDGHIVLSRKLASMGHYPPIDVLGSISRVMSMVVGKEHKKYSLILRRLLALYIEMEDYIKIGVYVPGKNPELDVAVAKYEELKRFLIQPIEEKTSYEETIARMGKMIADIQL; encoded by the coding sequence ATGGAGCATGTTTTAAACATTCAGTCGGTTGAACGCTTGGTTGAGCAGATCCCTCCAGTATTTAGAGTGGGTCATGTTAGCCGTGTGGTGGGTCTTGTGGTGGAAGCATTTTTACCGCATGTTCCTGTGGGTGCTATATGCCGTATGAGAACGCAAGAAGGTCACAAAATTTCTGCTGAAGTTATTGGTCTTAAAAACGATACCTGCATTTTGATGCCATTTGGTTCTATGAACGGTATTAAATCGGGTGATCCTATTGAAATTGTTCGTTTGTCGGCAACGGTTTCGTTAAGTGATGCCTTGTTGGGTCGCGTAATCAATGGTGAGGGTGAAGTATTAGACGGTTTGGGATCGATAGAGTTTATAGATGAAAAACCACTTTATGCACCTCCTGTAGCAGCGGTAAGTCGCCGGCTTATTGATTCCCCGTTAAGCTTGGGTATTCGTGCCATTGATGGTTTTTTAACATGCGCCAAAGGGCAACGTTTATCCATTATGGCCGGTTCTGGTGTGGGTAAATCTACTCTTTTAGGTATGATGGCCCGAAATACCAAGGCTGATATCAATGTGATTGCCTTAATTGGAGAACGTGGAAGAGAAGTAAAAGAATTTTTAACTCACGATTTAGGTGAAGCGGGTTTGGCTCGTTCGGTTGTAGTAGTGGCTACATCAGATACACCGGCTCTTGTTCGTATGCGTGCCGCATTTTTAGCTACCACTGTGGCTGAGTATTTTAGAGACAAGGGCTTAAATGTTCTTTTGATGATGGACTCACTGACCCGCTTTGCCATGGCTTCACGTGAAGTAGGTCTTTCTGTTGGTGAACCTCCAACCATGAAGGGTTATACACCATCTCTTTTTGCCACATTGCCACGCTTGCTTGAGCGCGCTGGTCGCTGTGAAGGTGAAGGAAGTATCACCGGACTTTATACTATTTTAACAGAGGGAGATGATATTCAGGATCCTATTGCCGATGCTGTACGTGCCATTGTGGACGGACATATTGTGTTGTCACGCAAATTAGCTTCTATGGGTCATTATCCGCCTATTGATGTTTTAGGCAGTATCTCGCGTGTAATGAGCATGGTGGTGGGTAAGGAACATAAAAAATATTCACTTATTTTACGCCGTCTTTTAGCGCTCTACATCGAGATGGAAGATTATATTAAAATTGGTGTGTATGTACCTGGAAAAAATCCAGAATTAGATGTGGCAGTAGCAAAATATGAAGAGCTGAAGCGTTTTTTGATTCAGCCTATTGAAGAGAAAACAAGCTATGAAGAAACCATTGCTCGTATGGGCAAGATGATTGCGGATATTCAGTTATGA
- the fliJ gene encoding flagellar export protein FliJ has translation MKFTFRLEGIYKLRKEEEREAQYELGRLRQEEYGIMQVLESVAAEQQKWMDIYTAEAKKENAGNYIMMIEHYFKNLDEVKKRNLKFLADVQKRIDVALIKVQATYKARKQVEYLKDKQYEEFKTEMARKEQLAMSEMSTVQFINKVRNGEGYEEFLS, from the coding sequence ATGAAATTTACATTTCGCCTAGAAGGCATTTACAAATTGCGAAAAGAAGAAGAGCGTGAGGCTCAGTATGAGTTGGGTCGTTTGCGCCAAGAGGAATACGGGATAATGCAGGTTTTAGAATCGGTAGCTGCTGAACAACAGAAATGGATGGATATTTATACTGCCGAGGCCAAAAAAGAAAATGCAGGCAATTATATTATGATGATTGAACACTATTTTAAAAATTTGGATGAAGTTAAAAAAAGAAATCTTAAATTTTTAGCTGATGTTCAAAAAAGAATAGATGTGGCCTTAATTAAAGTGCAAGCCACCTATAAGGCTAGAAAGCAAGTTGAGTACCTAAAAGACAAACAATACGAAGAGTTTAAAACAGAAATGGCTCGTAAGGAACAATTGGCTATGTCGGAAATGTCTACGGTACAGTTTATTAACAAAGTAAGAAACGGGGAGGGTTATGAAGAATTTTTATCTTAA
- a CDS encoding flagellar hook-length control protein FliK — protein MSLIQSQRQARSSGSLPFLLGELGKTSSATDKKFDDIVSNEISQEAAPSVSCKGESSTDYTQSAPSKNKDEEVETVKSEKLNSNDCEENVEDKNTQSSQAVSSAQKEEKTEEKVKEEGQKDEKPVSCELNTKDENNDAMSADSLYAYMTLQNILPQQTTLVATPVVEEMVVEGSENIKTTELETETMPEAVYENISALVAVKEEISQSHISLPAQALLVESPQAVPSSDLLEDENLYVAQEGVIVPYEQQEEAPVLENAEPEIDNLNNEVSDDVNITQSVDTAKLKLKPQLEVAGTQNSFDINFNTMIQWEAALPQDTRRNLGAILEQKIAPQTQEIKIPQLSGLTTLAPKPMGALANIRSTVPTLKLLTINAESLQNQIRETLGSELKLQKDKIEIRLDPPEWGKIHVKIETQESGMKVSFFSDNPLVREALEKHMQDLRNMLNQDGLNFSSLNVGVQEHAAQGREQGDDAQNQANFEDVELSTEENGGIQARQRLKTSSVVDHVV, from the coding sequence ATGAGTTTAATTCAATCGCAACGCCAGGCTCGTTCATCAGGTTCTTTACCATTTTTGTTGGGTGAATTAGGCAAGACCAGTAGTGCTACCGATAAAAAGTTTGACGATATTGTTTCAAATGAAATCAGTCAGGAGGCAGCGCCTTCTGTTTCTTGCAAAGGCGAGAGCTCAACCGATTATACACAATCGGCCCCATCTAAAAATAAAGACGAAGAAGTTGAAACTGTTAAGTCGGAAAAATTAAATTCTAACGATTGTGAAGAGAATGTAGAAGATAAAAATACACAAAGTTCTCAGGCGGTAAGCTCGGCTCAAAAAGAAGAAAAGACTGAAGAAAAAGTTAAAGAAGAAGGCCAAAAGGATGAGAAGCCGGTTTCTTGTGAGTTAAATACTAAGGATGAAAATAATGATGCCATGTCGGCTGATTCACTTTATGCCTATATGACTTTACAAAATATATTGCCTCAGCAAACTACACTAGTTGCCACTCCAGTAGTTGAGGAGATGGTAGTAGAGGGATCAGAAAATATAAAAACTACTGAGCTTGAAACTGAAACTATGCCCGAAGCTGTTTATGAAAATATTTCGGCTTTAGTTGCGGTAAAAGAGGAGATTTCACAGAGTCATATTTCTCTTCCAGCTCAAGCGCTATTAGTAGAAAGTCCTCAAGCGGTTCCTTCTTCTGATTTGCTTGAAGATGAGAATCTCTATGTAGCCCAAGAAGGAGTTATTGTTCCATACGAACAACAAGAAGAAGCTCCTGTTCTAGAAAATGCCGAGCCAGAAATTGACAATTTAAATAATGAAGTTTCTGACGATGTCAATATTACTCAGTCTGTAGATACGGCTAAGTTGAAATTAAAGCCTCAATTGGAGGTAGCTGGCACACAAAACTCTTTTGATATTAATTTTAACACCATGATTCAGTGGGAAGCTGCACTCCCCCAAGATACGAGACGGAATTTGGGCGCAATACTTGAGCAAAAAATAGCACCTCAAACACAAGAGATTAAAATCCCCCAACTGAGTGGTTTGACTACCTTGGCTCCAAAGCCAATGGGAGCTTTGGCCAATATCCGCTCTACTGTGCCTACGCTTAAGTTATTAACTATTAATGCCGAATCATTACAAAATCAAATCCGTGAAACATTAGGTTCTGAGTTAAAGCTTCAGAAAGATAAAATTGAAATTCGTCTCGATCCACCTGAATGGGGAAAGATTCATGTAAAAATTGAAACTCAGGAATCCGGGATGAAGGTATCCTTTTTTAGTGACAACCCTCTGGTTCGTGAAGCACTGGAAAAGCACATGCAAGATTTGAGAAATATGCTCAATCAAGATGGACTTAATTTTTCGAGTCTTAATGTAGGTGTACAAGAGCATGCCGCTCAAGGCAGAGAACAGGGTGATGACGCTCAAAATCAAGCTAATTTTGAAGATGTCGAATTATCAACTGAGGAAAATGGGGGTATTCAGGCCCGTCAACGTTTAAAAACATCATCGGTAGTAGACCATGTTGTTTAG
- a CDS encoding flagellar hook protein FlgE produces MGIFTALFSGVNGINSNGNVISVIGDNIANVNTIGFKGNKAQFEDILAGNDTGLGSRVSVVNPEFSQGGFESTGSVTDMAIDGDGFFILENPTDGSTFYSRAGQFIVDKDGYLVNADNYRVQGYQVDSSNNITSSIGDIVISKVPVAPQDTTTISVVANLDSNEIDPAAFDEDDPTGTSNFSAGITVYDSLGNSHLVTIYFRKTSTANSWEWKALVDGGEITGGTAGENEIEAAGTLTFDTDGTLVSATTSSSDFDFLGATQSQAITFDFGSSTDSGGSGLDGVTQFGSNSSVSNINQDGYASGSLKTFEISADGTITGNYSNGVTQTIAQVILASFNNPNELTRVGSNNYIETLDSGVPLISSPGTSGKGSIVSSTLEQSNVDLASELIRMVIIQRGFQANSRTISTVNDLLAQLVTLGQ; encoded by the coding sequence ATGGGTATTTTTACAGCATTATTCTCGGGAGTTAACGGTATTAACTCAAACGGTAACGTTATTTCGGTTATCGGTGATAATATCGCTAACGTGAACACAATTGGTTTTAAGGGCAACAAGGCTCAGTTTGAAGATATCTTGGCCGGTAACGATACCGGGCTAGGTTCTCGTGTGAGCGTTGTAAATCCCGAATTCAGTCAGGGCGGTTTCGAATCAACAGGTTCGGTAACTGACATGGCAATCGATGGTGACGGTTTCTTTATCTTAGAAAACCCAACAGACGGTTCCACGTTTTACTCACGCGCTGGTCAGTTTATTGTGGATAAAGATGGATATCTTGTGAACGCCGACAACTACCGCGTACAAGGTTATCAGGTTGATAGTAGTAATAATATTACATCCAGTATTGGAGATATTGTAATTTCTAAGGTGCCTGTAGCTCCTCAGGATACAACTACAATCAGTGTTGTGGCTAATCTCGATTCTAACGAAATAGATCCAGCAGCATTTGATGAGGATGATCCTACCGGAACATCCAACTTTTCGGCTGGTATTACAGTGTACGATTCATTGGGTAACTCCCACTTGGTAACTATTTACTTTAGAAAAACCAGTACAGCCAATAGTTGGGAATGGAAAGCACTTGTGGACGGAGGCGAAATCACAGGTGGTACGGCAGGCGAGAATGAAATTGAAGCTGCTGGTACATTAACGTTTGATACAGACGGGACCCTTGTATCGGCTACCACCTCAAGCAGTGATTTTGACTTTTTGGGTGCAACCCAATCTCAGGCTATAACCTTTGATTTTGGTAGCTCAACAGATAGTGGCGGCAGTGGCTTGGATGGCGTAACACAGTTTGGTAGTAATTCATCTGTGTCTAATATTAACCAAGATGGTTATGCTTCAGGTTCGTTAAAAACATTTGAAATAAGTGCCGATGGTACAATTACCGGTAACTATTCAAACGGTGTGACGCAAACCATTGCGCAGGTTATTTTGGCCTCGTTTAATAACCCAAACGAACTTACCCGTGTAGGTTCAAACAACTATATTGAAACTCTCGACTCCGGTGTTCCCCTCATTTCGTCTCCTGGTACATCAGGTAAGGGATCTATCGTGTCGAGTACACTTGAACAGTCTAACGTGGATTTGGCCAGTGAGCTGATCCGCATGGTGATCATTCAGCGCGGTTTCCAAGCAAATTCCCGTACTATTTCTACGGTGAACGATTTGTTGGCGCAGCTTGTGACATTAGGTCAATAG
- a CDS encoding flagellar basal body-associated FliL family protein — MADEEKKEEAPPEGDAGAEGAKPSLIKKLLNPKILIPLVLVVGIGAGAGVGLILGKKNEPPPAAEGEGAKGKEGEAKQGEGEAKHGEGEKPKEGEAKSETPPPVEELPAEDEPGDTGGGAEPPEGEINEALLIKFDPVVVNIFEKNSIHYLKLQLQFKMSNEESVAEVNTKKAMLRDKLLFIISDTTLREVLSTGGKTLLKEDIQHAFNKILKKGKVEYIYFTDFTIQ; from the coding sequence ATGGCTGATGAAGAAAAAAAGGAAGAGGCACCTCCCGAAGGGGATGCGGGTGCCGAGGGTGCTAAACCGTCTCTTATTAAGAAACTTTTAAATCCCAAGATTTTAATTCCGCTTGTGCTGGTTGTGGGTATTGGTGCCGGTGCAGGTGTGGGTTTAATTTTAGGCAAAAAAAATGAGCCGCCTCCAGCTGCTGAAGGTGAAGGAGCAAAAGGTAAAGAAGGTGAAGCTAAGCAGGGTGAAGGAGAGGCCAAGCATGGTGAGGGAGAAAAGCCTAAAGAGGGTGAGGCTAAAAGCGAAACACCTCCTCCCGTAGAAGAATTACCAGCCGAAGATGAACCAGGTGATACCGGTGGCGGGGCCGAGCCACCCGAGGGTGAAATTAACGAAGCGCTTCTTATTAAATTTGACCCTGTTGTGGTGAATATTTTTGAAAAGAACTCGATTCACTATTTAAAGTTGCAATTACAGTTTAAAATGAGCAACGAGGAATCGGTGGCTGAGGTTAATACCAAAAAAGCCATGTTACGCGATAAACTATTGTTTATTATTAGTGATACAACACTACGTGAAGTTCTCTCTACCGGGGGTAAAACTCTTCTTAAAGAAGATATCCAGCATGCCTTTAATAAAATCCTTAAAAAAGGCAAGGTTGAGTACATCTATTTTACCGACTTTACTATCCAGTAA
- a CDS encoding FliM/FliN family flagellar motor switch protein produces MTQESHKKPTGYWTGETNAFNLFNALKNKDEQEKVLKDTCANLLPAFVKAFNELTGLDVLVEMTLFQESPGSNIIKELNPEENILSLIKEDKFNLEGLFGYSRNLFNFVYNLMLGGNRPFEKGGQLTDLEKIFCEKLNKTIADAAFVPFRDKMKALFKLGKCFDDVTEYQKVKWSFDAYHLTFDVKQENEIGKITLVLPLDILKSIVLTPAGSADEEQSGDSDADWIRGVTNAIAPKEIAVNVRLGHMALPLKTVLNLQENETYPVTITEGGHTVFLNGEASFLSSIGTAGGMRAVQIIDTLQGENNG; encoded by the coding sequence ATGACGCAAGAAAGCCATAAAAAACCAACAGGTTATTGGACAGGGGAAACAAATGCTTTTAATCTGTTTAATGCCCTTAAAAACAAGGACGAACAGGAAAAAGTATTAAAAGACACCTGCGCTAACCTATTGCCAGCCTTTGTAAAGGCCTTTAACGAGCTGACCGGTTTGGACGTGTTAGTAGAAATGACCTTATTTCAAGAATCGCCTGGGTCAAATATCATAAAAGAATTAAACCCCGAAGAAAATATTCTCTCTCTTATCAAAGAAGACAAATTTAATTTAGAAGGACTTTTTGGCTACAGCAGAAATCTATTTAATTTTGTTTATAACCTTATGCTTGGGGGAAATAGACCTTTTGAAAAAGGCGGGCAATTAACCGATTTAGAAAAAATATTTTGCGAAAAATTAAACAAGACTATTGCTGATGCGGCCTTTGTACCTTTTCGTGATAAAATGAAAGCTCTTTTTAAACTGGGTAAATGTTTTGATGATGTTACCGAATATCAAAAAGTTAAATGGAGTTTTGATGCTTATCATTTAACCTTTGATGTAAAACAGGAAAATGAAATTGGAAAAATTACCCTGGTACTCCCACTGGATATCTTGAAATCGATCGTTTTAACGCCAGCAGGTAGCGCAGACGAAGAGCAAAGTGGTGATTCCGATGCCGATTGGATTCGTGGAGTTACTAATGCCATTGCCCCAAAAGAAATTGCCGTAAACGTGAGACTTGGGCATATGGCACTTCCTCTTAAAACAGTTTTAAATTTACAAGAAAATGAAACTTACCCGGTTACAATAACCGAGGGAGGCCATACCGTCTTTTTAAACGGTGAGGCTTCATTTTTGTCTAGCATCGGTACAGCCGGCGGCATGAGGGCCGTCCAAATTATCGATACGTTACAAGGAGAAAACAATGGCTGA
- a CDS encoding FliM/FliN family flagellar motor switch protein, protein MAEETQQEPQSTAPSGLSLVQDVPLVLQVQLGEAVMTIGDVLKCGKGSVIPLNQKAGDPFKIFLESRLLAEGEIVEAGESLGIKVTKVYKDGAEN, encoded by the coding sequence ATGGCTGAAGAAACACAACAAGAACCCCAAAGTACAGCCCCTAGTGGTTTAAGTTTGGTACAAGATGTTCCCCTGGTACTCCAAGTACAATTGGGAGAAGCCGTGATGACTATTGGCGATGTTTTAAAGTGTGGAAAAGGTTCGGTAATACCTCTTAATCAAAAAGCGGGCGATCCATTTAAAATTTTTCTCGAAAGTCGACTATTGGCCGAAGGTGAAATTGTGGAAGCCGGTGAAAGTTTGGGTATTAAGGTAACTAAAGTTTATAAAGATGGTGCTGAAAACTAA
- a CDS encoding flagellar biosynthetic protein FliO has protein sequence MKNKLIWIFIATCLMSFPVHAEEGVKNNEIKTDSQSLLELLEKNSAKNEDKVPDDKQVQATAEPAKEEVKTAEEAAVPVVSVTQNTNPLIEEAQDGQLPWLKTGLSFAFVASTILILAFLYQKKGGSSPFNLSKSNSLKIIQNVSLGLKRSLHVVEFDGQRLLLASTATDIRVLSGKAEALQMAIQNLETTVSEPSQFVAQKVDGNSNSLKKEQPVLETAKEELTMQRPRIRDKMVNLKPLHNKGAISFKEDLFEKNLKKFSGDETFTQDAAEIARGHNLNTLM, from the coding sequence ATGAAAAATAAACTCATCTGGATTTTCATAGCAACTTGTTTAATGTCTTTCCCAGTACACGCGGAAGAGGGTGTTAAAAATAACGAGATAAAAACCGATTCGCAAAGCTTGCTTGAGTTGCTTGAGAAAAATAGCGCTAAAAATGAAGATAAAGTTCCAGATGACAAACAAGTACAGGCTACGGCCGAACCGGCCAAAGAAGAGGTGAAAACGGCCGAAGAAGCTGCTGTGCCTGTAGTATCGGTAACTCAAAATACAAATCCATTAATTGAAGAAGCTCAAGACGGTCAACTTCCTTGGCTAAAAACTGGATTATCGTTTGCTTTTGTGGCTTCTACTATTCTTATTCTGGCTTTTCTCTACCAGAAAAAAGGTGGATCATCGCCATTTAATTTATCTAAGAGCAACTCTTTAAAAATTATTCAAAACGTATCGTTAGGTTTAAAAAGAAGTTTGCATGTTGTTGAATTTGACGGCCAAAGACTTTTGCTTGCTAGCACAGCAACCGATATTCGTGTGCTATCGGGGAAAGCGGAAGCCCTGCAAATGGCCATACAAAATCTGGAAACAACAGTATCAGAGCCCAGCCAGTTTGTTGCTCAAAAAGTAGATGGAAATTCCAACAGTCTTAAAAAAGAACAGCCTGTTCTAGAAACTGCTAAAGAAGAGTTGACCATGCAGCGCCCGCGAATCCGCGATAAAATGGTAAATTTAAAACCCTTGCATAATAAAGGAGCTATCTCATTTAAGGAAGACTTGTTTGAAAAAAATTTAAAAAAGTTTTCTGGTGACGAAACTTTTACACAGGATGCCGCTGAAATTGCCAGAGGGCATAACTTAAATACCTTAATGTAA
- the fliP gene encoding flagellar type III secretion system pore protein FliP (The bacterial flagellar biogenesis protein FliP forms a type III secretion system (T3SS)-type pore required for flagellar assembly.): MKRKSFTTLMIIAALALTGVLFAAQAHAQSMMPSINLSIGSGTKGGTETATAMKIFIFMTLLTVAPALILTMTCFTRVVIVLSFIRQAIGVHQTPPNQVIIGLSLFLSFFIMGPVFKDINENAIKPFFADQISQDDAFAKASMPLKAFMLKQTHKNDLQMMLKVAKPEEMPTTLETMPLSILVPSFILSEMKTAFEIGFLIYLPFVLIDMVVSMVLLTMGMMVLPPVVISLPFKLMLFVLVDGWNLIVGSLVSSFK, from the coding sequence ATGAAAAGAAAAAGCTTTACAACCTTAATGATAATTGCGGCATTAGCCTTAACAGGTGTTTTGTTTGCGGCTCAGGCCCATGCTCAATCGATGATGCCTTCAATTAATCTTTCAATTGGAAGTGGTACCAAGGGTGGAACAGAAACGGCAACTGCCATGAAAATTTTCATTTTCATGACTCTTTTAACAGTTGCGCCGGCACTCATTTTAACCATGACCTGCTTTACCCGAGTAGTCATTGTGCTTTCCTTTATTCGTCAGGCTATAGGTGTTCATCAAACGCCTCCTAATCAGGTGATTATTGGCTTATCACTATTTCTTTCATTTTTTATTATGGGTCCTGTTTTTAAAGATATTAACGAAAATGCCATTAAGCCTTTTTTTGCCGATCAAATTTCTCAAGATGATGCGTTTGCAAAAGCATCCATGCCGTTAAAAGCATTTATGCTAAAACAAACGCACAAAAACGATTTGCAAATGATGCTAAAGGTAGCCAAACCAGAGGAAATGCCTACCACGCTTGAAACTATGCCTCTTTCAATACTGGTACCCTCTTTTATTCTAAGCGAAATGAAAACCGCATTTGAAATTGGATTTTTAATTTATCTTCCCTTTGTGCTTATCGATATGGTGGTGTCAATGGTTTTACTAACCATGGGTATGATGGTGCTCCCTCCCGTGGTGATTTCCTTGCCATTTAAATTAATGCTGTTTGTACTTGTTGACGGCTGGAATTTAATTGTGGGCTCCTTAGTTTCGAGTTTTAAATGA
- the fliQ gene encoding flagellar biosynthesis protein FliQ: MTAQAVVELGRETIITCILVAAPILAVGFIVGLAVSFLQAITQIQEMTVAFVPKLLAIGASIILFGSWMLKLLMDYTIKLLGGFQNFISF; this comes from the coding sequence ATGACCGCTCAAGCTGTTGTAGAACTGGGACGTGAAACTATTATCACCTGTATTTTGGTGGCGGCACCTATTTTGGCAGTAGGGTTTATTGTGGGTTTAGCGGTTAGCTTTTTACAGGCTATAACACAAATTCAGGAAATGACTGTGGCCTTTGTGCCAAAACTTTTAGCTATTGGTGCCTCTATAATTTTATTTGGATCTTGGATGCTAAAATTACTGATGGATTACACCATCAAGTTGTTGGGTGGGTTTCAGAATTTTATTAGTTTTTAA
- a CDS encoding flagellar biosynthetic protein FliR, with the protein MNTMINNFMALSMSAFRIGAVLYAMPVIGTTNVTPFLRFILSISIAYIFFGQALSFPSEIWTNNYVLLMTLGREIAIGLWMGFTVRLLFLVVNMGLEFAGMQMGFTMANIFDPQNNSQVSVLSYIGLILGILLFFGSNFHYDLLMAIKRSYQVMPMGLPDWKLSGMMDLMMQMVQTCFVYALKIAMPVMAGMFFIQFILGVIARTAPQMNLFFNITFILNIVAGLFIVVLSLDKIIPYLNRYNDMLISHGYGIW; encoded by the coding sequence ATGAACACGATGATCAACAATTTTATGGCTCTTTCGATGTCTGCTTTCAGAATAGGCGCCGTTTTATATGCAATGCCTGTTATAGGCACAACAAACGTAACTCCCTTTTTACGCTTTATTTTAAGTATTTCCATTGCCTATATTTTTTTTGGTCAAGCTTTAAGCTTTCCAAGTGAAATATGGACAAATAATTATGTGTTACTGATGACATTAGGACGTGAAATTGCGATTGGTTTATGGATGGGATTTACAGTTCGCTTACTTTTTTTGGTTGTGAATATGGGGCTTGAATTTGCCGGTATGCAGATGGGTTTTACTATGGCTAATATTTTTGATCCTCAAAATAACTCTCAAGTATCGGTATTGTCGTATATTGGATTAATATTAGGTATTTTACTCTTTTTTGGATCTAATTTTCATTACGACCTTTTGATGGCTATTAAGAGAAGTTATCAGGTGATGCCAATGGGACTTCCAGACTGGAAATTATCAGGTATGATGGATTTGATGATGCAAATGGTTCAAACTTGTTTTGTATATGCATTAAAAATTGCCATGCCTGTGATGGCTGGAATGTTTTTTATTCAATTTATTTTAGGTGTAATAGCTAGAACAGCTCCGCAAATGAATTTGTTTTTTAATATCACGTTTATTTTAAATATTGTTGCTGGTTTGTTTATTGTGGTTTTGTCGCTCGACAAAATAATTCCTTACCTGAATCGTTACAATGACATGCTTATTAGTCATGGTTACGGTATTTGGTAG
- the flhB gene encoding flagellar biosynthesis protein FlhB produces MAEMEEGGQEKTEEPTDKRLEEFREEGQVAKSQEVGALIGITASFLILSMQSKSMGHLFHKSITTAFAYDASVSWGSHILYWIQLTVLPIMHLVAIFMISILLLTVAASFFQTGFLFSTKSLAPKFDSVNPFEGIKRLFSPNSLIQLLKSLAKVSVIGWIVYMQVKGHLKELLMLANMPIQESADWCLKMVAGIVLKISIFMAGLAGLDYLYNWYKLHEKMKMTRQELKDEMKQNQLPESVRGKVRQVANERAKRALKEDVPKADVIITNPTHYAIAIRYRRFIDRAPTVVAKGKNYLAKTIREIGDENNIPLYEYPELARALYSKVKVGSPIPEDLYEGVAKVLAYVYRVYKKRSEARA; encoded by the coding sequence ATGGCTGAAATGGAAGAAGGCGGACAAGAGAAAACGGAAGAGCCAACCGATAAAAGGTTGGAAGAGTTCCGTGAAGAAGGGCAGGTTGCCAAAAGCCAGGAAGTTGGAGCTTTAATAGGTATTACTGCATCTTTTCTTATTTTGTCTATGCAAAGTAAAAGCATGGGGCATTTATTTCACAAAAGTATAACTACAGCTTTTGCCTACGATGCTTCAGTCAGCTGGGGATCTCATATCTTATACTGGATTCAATTAACGGTTTTACCCATCATGCATTTAGTGGCAATTTTTATGATTAGTATTTTATTATTAACAGTTGCTGCCAGCTTTTTTCAAACAGGATTTCTCTTTTCTACTAAAAGTCTTGCTCCAAAATTTGATTCGGTAAATCCATTTGAAGGTATTAAGCGCTTGTTCTCTCCGAATTCGCTCATTCAACTTCTTAAAAGTTTAGCGAAAGTAAGTGTTATTGGCTGGATTGTTTACATGCAAGTAAAGGGGCATTTAAAAGAATTATTAATGTTGGCTAATATGCCGATTCAGGAGTCAGCCGATTGGTGTCTTAAAATGGTTGCGGGTATTGTTCTTAAAATTTCAATTTTTATGGCTGGTTTAGCAGGTCTTGATTATTTGTATAACTGGTACAAGTTACACGAGAAGATGAAAATGACTCGCCAAGAATTAAAAGATGAAATGAAGCAAAATCAACTGCCTGAAAGTGTTAGAGGTAAGGTAAGACAGGTTGCTAATGAGCGTGCAAAGCGTGCGCTTAAAGAGGATGTACCCAAAGCGGATGTTATCATCACTAACCCTACGCATTATGCTATTGCTATTCGCTACCGACGATTTATCGATCGAGCCCCGACTGTTGTTGCAAAAGGTAAAAATTATTTGGCAAAAACTATTCGCGAAATTGGTGATGAGAACAATATTCCTTTATATGAATATCCCGAATTGGCCAGAGCTTTATACAGCAAGGTAAAGGTGGGTTCGCCTATACCAGAAGACCTTTATGAAGGTGTGGCTAAGGTTCTAGCCTACGTGTACCGTGTTTATAAAAAGCGTTCGGAGGCAAGAGCTTAA